A genomic window from Pseudonocardia broussonetiae includes:
- a CDS encoding DivIVA domain-containing protein encodes MPLTPADVHNVAFSKPPIGKRGYNEDEVDAFLDLVEAELARLIEENEDLREQVSELEQRLGNAQADLEEARSRPPAAMAAPVSPPTQQIQRQVEPPPMRPPMEPQRSMSAPPPQMAEPSHDTTGDHHVQVAKVLSMAQEMAERLTAEAKSEADSMLSDARTKSEQLLSEARTKSDGLVNDARARAETMLNDARTRAETLERQSRDKAASLVGDAERKQNEIIGSITREKTVLEKKIDELRTFEREYRTRLKTYLESQLRDLEGRGSAAPTDGRNTRDGGYAATGYGQRADAGS; translated from the coding sequence ATGCCGCTGACACCCGCCGACGTTCACAACGTCGCGTTCAGCAAACCCCCTATCGGGAAGAGGGGGTACAACGAGGACGAGGTCGACGCGTTCCTCGACCTCGTCGAGGCCGAGTTGGCCCGACTGATCGAGGAGAACGAGGACCTGCGCGAACAGGTCTCGGAGCTCGAGCAACGACTCGGGAACGCGCAGGCCGACCTGGAGGAGGCGCGGTCGCGCCCGCCTGCCGCGATGGCTGCGCCGGTGTCGCCACCGACGCAGCAGATCCAGCGCCAGGTGGAGCCGCCGCCGATGCGTCCGCCCATGGAGCCCCAGCGCTCCATGTCGGCGCCGCCTCCGCAGATGGCCGAGCCGTCGCACGACACGACCGGTGACCACCACGTGCAGGTCGCGAAGGTGCTCTCCATGGCCCAGGAGATGGCGGAGCGGCTCACCGCCGAGGCCAAGTCCGAGGCCGACTCCATGCTCAGCGACGCCCGGACCAAGTCCGAGCAGCTGCTCTCGGAGGCCCGCACCAAGTCCGACGGCCTCGTCAACGACGCCCGTGCGCGGGCCGAGACGATGCTGAACGACGCCCGGACCAGGGCGGAGACCCTTGAGCGCCAGTCGCGCGACAAGGCCGCCTCGCTGGTCGGCGACGCCGAGCGCAAGCAGAACGAGATCATCGGCAGCATCACCCGCGAGAAGACGGTGCTCGAGAAGAAGATCGACGAGCTCCGCACCTTCGAGCGCGAGTACCGCACCCGCCTCAAGACCTACCTGGAGTCCCAGCTCAGGGACCTGGAGGGTCGTGGCTCCGCTGCGCCGACCGACGGTCGGAACACGCGGGACGGTGGCTACGCGGCCACCGGGTACGGTCAGCGCGCCGACGCGGGTAGCTGA
- the ileS gene encoding isoleucine--tRNA ligase: MTGYPTVPAHPSFPEMEREVLDFWSQDGTFVASVEARDAGENGANEFVFYDGPPFANGLPHYGHLLTGYVKDVVPRYQTMRGRHVERRFGWDTHGLPAEVEAEKQLGIKDKTEIDEMGVAAFNEACRESVLRYTDEWQDYVTRQARWVDFDNDYKTLDLDYMESVMWAFKTLWDKGLVYSGFRVLWYCWHDGTPLSATETKMDDVYRDRQDPAVTVGLRLTAPGSDLDGALALIWTTTPWTLPSNLAMAVNTDVEYVLLAANGERWVMAAARVGAYARELGEDPEVLRTFRGSELLGLSYTPPFDFFAGHENAHRILAADYVTVEDGTGIVHIAPAFGEEDKIVTDAAGIEAVVPVDTAGKFDSRVPPYEGMQVFDANIHIITDLRDGAPHAHGVLLRRETYDHPYPHCWRCGNPLIQRAVDSWFVQVTAFRDRMVELNQQITWVPEHVKDGQFGKWLEGARDWSISRNRYWGSPIPVWESDDPAYPRTDVYGSLDEIERDFGVRPTDLHRPYVDELTRPNPDDPTGRSTMRRVPEVLDCWFESGSMPFAQVHYPFENRDWFEHHYPGDFIVEYNGQTRGWFYTLHVLATALFDRPSFRSCVAHGIVLGDDGLKMSKSLKNYPDVNEVFDRDGSDAMRWFLMASPILRGGNLVVTEQGIREGVRQAILPLWNTWYFLSLYAGSHTGSTRTDSSHVLDRYVLAKTASLVDRVTAALDVYDIAGACEHVRDHAEVLTNWYVRRSRERFWDGDADALDTLHTVLEVTARVAAPLLPLTTERIWQGLTGGRSVHLADWPASGDLPHDDALVTAMDRVRQVASSALSLRKARGLRVRLPLATLTVAAPDAASMEPFSDILRDEVNVKDVVLTTDVAAHGRFEIAVNARACGPRLGGDTQKVIRAVKAGEWEQAADGTVTAGGITLLPGEFTEKLVAADAGETAALPGSTGLVVLDTAVTPELAAEGTARDVVRVVQQARRDAGLEVSDRIDLVLDAPEPVLDAVRTHQAFVVGEVLATSVAYGAVVEPTLTGAVTAPDGKSVQLAVQVARHA; this comes from the coding sequence ATGACCGGGTACCCCACCGTCCCCGCCCACCCGTCGTTCCCCGAGATGGAGCGCGAGGTCCTCGACTTCTGGTCGCAGGACGGCACGTTCGTGGCGTCCGTGGAGGCGCGCGACGCCGGGGAGAACGGGGCCAACGAGTTCGTCTTCTACGACGGCCCGCCCTTCGCCAACGGCCTGCCGCACTACGGCCACCTGCTGACCGGCTACGTCAAGGACGTCGTCCCGCGCTACCAGACGATGCGCGGCAGGCACGTGGAGCGCCGCTTCGGCTGGGACACCCACGGCCTGCCCGCCGAGGTCGAGGCCGAGAAGCAGCTCGGGATCAAGGACAAGACCGAGATCGACGAGATGGGCGTCGCCGCCTTCAACGAGGCGTGCCGCGAGTCCGTCCTGCGCTACACCGACGAGTGGCAGGACTACGTCACCCGCCAGGCCCGCTGGGTCGACTTCGACAACGACTACAAGACGCTCGACCTGGACTACATGGAGAGCGTCATGTGGGCCTTCAAGACCCTGTGGGACAAGGGTCTGGTCTACTCCGGCTTCCGCGTCCTCTGGTACTGCTGGCACGACGGCACGCCGCTCTCGGCCACCGAGACCAAGATGGACGACGTCTACCGCGACCGGCAGGACCCCGCCGTCACGGTCGGCCTGCGCCTCACCGCGCCGGGGTCCGACCTGGACGGCGCGCTCGCCCTCATCTGGACGACCACCCCGTGGACGCTGCCGTCCAACCTGGCCATGGCGGTCAACACCGACGTCGAGTACGTGCTGCTGGCGGCCAACGGCGAGCGCTGGGTGATGGCCGCGGCCCGCGTCGGCGCCTACGCCCGCGAGCTGGGGGAGGACCCGGAGGTCCTGCGGACGTTCCGCGGCTCCGAGCTGCTCGGGCTGTCCTACACGCCGCCGTTCGACTTCTTCGCCGGCCACGAGAACGCCCACCGCATCCTCGCCGCCGACTACGTCACCGTCGAGGACGGCACCGGCATCGTCCACATCGCGCCGGCCTTCGGCGAGGAGGACAAGATCGTCACCGACGCGGCGGGGATCGAGGCGGTCGTGCCCGTCGACACCGCCGGGAAGTTCGACTCGCGCGTGCCGCCGTACGAGGGCATGCAGGTCTTCGACGCCAACATCCACATCATCACCGACCTGCGCGACGGCGCCCCGCACGCCCACGGCGTGCTGCTGCGCCGCGAGACCTACGACCACCCCTACCCGCACTGCTGGCGCTGCGGCAACCCGCTGATCCAGCGGGCCGTCGACTCCTGGTTCGTGCAGGTCACGGCGTTCCGCGACCGGATGGTGGAGCTGAACCAGCAGATCACCTGGGTGCCCGAGCACGTCAAGGACGGGCAGTTCGGCAAGTGGCTGGAGGGGGCGCGCGACTGGTCGATCTCCCGCAACCGCTACTGGGGCTCGCCGATCCCGGTGTGGGAGTCCGACGACCCCGCCTACCCGCGCACCGACGTCTACGGCTCGCTCGACGAGATCGAGCGCGACTTCGGCGTCCGCCCGACCGACCTGCACCGCCCCTACGTCGACGAGCTGACGCGTCCCAACCCGGACGACCCCACGGGCCGCTCGACCATGCGCCGCGTCCCCGAGGTGCTCGATTGCTGGTTCGAGTCGGGCTCGATGCCGTTCGCGCAGGTGCACTACCCCTTCGAGAACCGCGACTGGTTCGAGCACCACTACCCGGGCGACTTCATCGTCGAGTACAACGGCCAGACCCGCGGCTGGTTCTACACGCTGCACGTGCTGGCCACCGCGCTGTTCGACCGGCCCTCGTTCCGGTCGTGCGTGGCGCACGGGATCGTGCTGGGCGACGACGGCCTGAAGATGTCGAAGTCGCTGAAGAACTACCCCGACGTCAACGAGGTGTTCGACCGCGACGGCTCCGACGCCATGCGCTGGTTCCTCATGGCGTCGCCGATCCTGCGCGGCGGCAACCTCGTCGTCACCGAGCAGGGCATCCGCGAGGGCGTCCGGCAGGCGATCCTGCCGCTGTGGAACACCTGGTACTTCCTCTCGCTCTACGCGGGCTCGCACACGGGGAGCACGCGCACCGACTCGTCGCACGTCCTGGACCGGTACGTGCTGGCCAAGACGGCGTCGCTCGTCGACCGGGTCACCGCCGCGCTGGACGTCTACGACATCGCCGGCGCGTGCGAGCACGTGCGCGACCACGCCGAGGTGCTGACGAACTGGTACGTGCGCCGCTCGCGCGAGCGGTTCTGGGACGGCGACGCCGACGCGCTCGACACGCTGCACACCGTGCTTGAGGTGACCGCGCGCGTCGCGGCGCCGCTGCTGCCGCTCACGACCGAGCGGATCTGGCAGGGGCTGACCGGCGGGCGCTCGGTGCACCTCGCCGACTGGCCGGCGTCGGGCGACCTCCCCCACGACGACGCCCTGGTCACGGCCATGGACCGCGTCCGCCAGGTGGCGTCCTCGGCGCTGTCGCTGCGCAAGGCCCGCGGGCTGCGCGTGCGGCTGCCGCTGGCGACGCTCACGGTGGCCGCGCCCGACGCGGCGTCGATGGAGCCGTTCTCCGACATCCTGCGCGACGAGGTCAACGTCAAGGACGTCGTGCTCACCACCGACGTCGCCGCGCACGGCCGGTTCGAGATCGCGGTCAACGCCCGCGCCTGCGGGCCGCGCCTGGGCGGCGACACGCAGAAGGTGATCCGCGCGGTGAAGGCGGGGGAGTGGGAGCAGGCGGCCGACGGCACGGTCACCGCGGGCGGCATCACGCTGCTGCCCGGCGAGTTCACGGAGAAGCTGGTGGCCGCCGACGCGGGGGAGACCGCGGCGCTGCCCGGCTCGACCGGGCTCGTCGTGCTCGACACCGCCGTCACCCCGGAGCTGGCGGCCGAGGGCACCGCGCGCGACGTCGTCCGCGTGGTGCAGCAGGCCCGTCGCGACGCCGGCCTCGAGGTGTCCGACCGGATCGACCTGGTCCTGGACGCCCCGGAGCCGGTCCTCGACGCGGTCCGCACGCACCAGGCGTTCGTGGTGGGCGAGGTGCTGGCCACCTCGGTCGCGTACGGGGCGGTGGTGGAGCCGACGCTGACGGGTGCGGTCACGGCCCCCGACGGCAAGTCGGTGCAGCTGGCGGTGCAGGTGGCGCGGCACGCCTGA
- a CDS encoding class I SAM-dependent methyltransferase, whose translation MGGEAAAGRWARRQEGRGIPPEILARAPASPWLHDPSYFVAPEVPVDTPSRRAALELLGAGGTVLDVGAGGGVASLALAGAVTHLTAIDQQADMLEVLAVGAAARGIPVRTVHGRWPDAAPDAGTADVVVSHHVLHNVVDLPPFLRALATAARRGVVVEMLAEHPMAWLDPLWVRFHDLHRPPPATTDDAVAVLPELGVDPRVLRWERASPPKQDPAWVTARLCLPPDREPAVTEALAALPRRPRHAATLVWEPRAPPRTP comes from the coding sequence GTGGGCGGGGAGGCGGCGGCGGGGCGGTGGGCGCGACGGCAGGAGGGGCGGGGGATCCCGCCGGAGATCCTGGCGCGGGCGCCCGCATCGCCCTGGCTGCACGACCCGTCGTACTTCGTCGCGCCCGAGGTGCCCGTCGACACGCCCTCCCGCCGCGCCGCGCTGGAGCTGCTCGGCGCGGGCGGCACCGTCCTCGACGTCGGGGCGGGCGGCGGGGTCGCCTCCCTGGCGCTGGCCGGGGCCGTCACCCACCTCACCGCGATCGACCAGCAGGCCGACATGCTGGAGGTCCTCGCCGTTGGAGCCGCGGCTCGCGGCATCCCGGTCCGGACCGTCCACGGCCGCTGGCCCGACGCTGCGCCCGACGCCGGAACCGCGGACGTCGTGGTGAGCCACCACGTGCTGCACAACGTCGTCGACCTGCCCCCGTTCCTGCGCGCCCTCGCCACGGCCGCGCGCCGCGGCGTCGTCGTGGAGATGCTCGCCGAGCACCCGATGGCCTGGCTCGACCCGCTCTGGGTGCGGTTCCACGACCTGCACCGCCCGCCGCCCGCGACCACCGACGACGCCGTCGCCGTGCTGCCCGAGCTCGGCGTCGACCCGCGGGTCCTGCGGTGGGAGCGGGCCTCGCCCCCGAAGCAGGACCCGGCGTGGGTGACCGCACGGCTGTGCCTTCCACCGGACCGGGAGCCGGCGGTGACCGAGGCGCTGGCCGCCCTGCCGCGGCGCCCCCGTCACGCCGCGACGCTCGTCTGGGAGCCCCGAGCTCCACCGCGCACTCCATGA
- a CDS encoding cell division protein SepF, producing the protein MSAMYRLKAYFGMVPAEELADYADEPTERYAAPRRGREYGDERWDDRFSYEEDEPPARPEPVRAEREWDRRPVRSVAPEREPVRGVSGLGAGAVRGALAVDPDSVLREPVRLSVPPSPQVVPEQRDRGAAVLSRITTLQPRSYKEARTIGEHYRDGQPVIINLTELDAADAKRLVDFAAGLAFALRGSIDKVTNRVFLLTPADVEVSADDARKLAERGVFRQD; encoded by the coding sequence ATGAGCGCGATGTACCGGCTCAAGGCCTACTTCGGGATGGTTCCCGCGGAGGAACTGGCCGACTACGCCGACGAGCCGACGGAGCGCTACGCCGCCCCCCGCCGGGGGCGTGAGTACGGCGACGAGCGGTGGGACGACCGCTTCTCCTACGAGGAGGACGAGCCCCCCGCGCGCCCGGAACCGGTCCGCGCCGAGCGCGAGTGGGACCGCCGCCCCGTGCGGTCGGTGGCCCCCGAGCGCGAGCCCGTGCGGGGCGTCTCCGGGCTCGGGGCGGGGGCCGTGCGCGGTGCCCTGGCCGTCGACCCGGACTCGGTCCTGCGGGAGCCCGTGCGGCTGTCCGTGCCGCCGTCTCCGCAGGTCGTGCCCGAGCAGCGGGACCGCGGGGCGGCCGTGCTGTCGCGCATCACGACGCTGCAGCCGCGCAGCTACAAGGAGGCGCGCACGATCGGCGAGCACTACCGCGACGGCCAGCCGGTGATCATCAACCTGACCGAGCTGGACGCCGCCGACGCCAAGCGGCTCGTCGACTTCGCGGCCGGTCTGGCGTTCGCCCTGCGCGGGTCGATCGACAAGGTCACGAACCGGGTGTTCCTGCTCACCCCCGCCGACGTCGAGGTCTCCGCCGACGACGCCCGGAAGCTCGCAGAACGCGGCGTCTTCCGTCAGGATTGA
- a CDS encoding YggT family protein, translated as MPLAIQFVLYYVLFFFWLLLIGRIVAELVRSFARQWVPVGPSAVALELIFTATDPPVKLLRRVIPVVRIGGVGLDLSIMVLLLAVFILMSVAQP; from the coding sequence GTGCCCCTCGCGATCCAGTTCGTCCTCTACTACGTGCTGTTCTTCTTCTGGCTGCTGCTCATCGGCCGCATCGTGGCCGAGCTCGTGCGCAGCTTCGCGCGCCAGTGGGTGCCCGTCGGGCCCAGTGCCGTCGCGCTGGAGCTGATCTTCACGGCGACCGATCCCCCCGTGAAGTTGTTGCGGAGAGTGATTCCCGTCGTCCGGATCGGCGGCGTAGGACTGGACCTGTCGATTATGGTTCTGCTGCTGGCCGTGTTCATACTGATGAGCGTTGCCCAGCCGTAG
- a CDS encoding DUF167 family protein: MRVRPGARADTVGGAWDGPRGRALLVSVRARAVDGAANAAVVVALAQAFGVRRGDVEIVSGSRGRDKVVEIRGDDAVVRAAVDELLDQA; encoded by the coding sequence GTGCGGGTCCGACCCGGGGCGCGAGCGGACACCGTCGGCGGGGCCTGGGACGGGCCGCGCGGCCGGGCGCTGCTGGTGTCCGTGCGGGCCCGGGCCGTCGACGGGGCGGCGAACGCGGCCGTCGTCGTGGCACTGGCCCAGGCGTTCGGGGTGCGGCGGGGCGACGTCGAGATCGTCAGCGGCTCCCGGGGGCGGGACAAGGTCGTCGAGATCAGGGGTGACGACGCGGTCGTGCGGGCGGCGGTGGACGAGCTGCTCGACCAGGCCTGA